The genomic segment GCGGCGCAGCCGCGGACGCCGCACTTCCGGCGCGACATACATGCCCGCCGGCAGTGCGTAGCCGACGAACTGCTCCGCGTCGGAAGCAGCCGAGGGTGTGGTCACGACCCCTCCGTGGCGACCTGCCGCACCGGGCGCACCTCACGCCGCTCATGTCGTGACGCTCGCGACGACGCCCTGGTCGCCACACCGCAGGCCGGACAGAATGCCATGTCGGGCACCACATGCTGGCAGTGGATGCACAGTATCGGCTCATGTTGCTCGACCGGGTCGTGCGCTTCGTGAAGCAGCGCCAGTTGCAACCCGATTCGCAACAGCACCAGCACCACCGCGGTCATGACGAGGTGGACCGTGAGCATCCGAAGTTGCGGCATCCCCATGATGTCGGTGACCGCGACCCCGGTGTGGATGAGCACCACCACGACCGCCAGCGCGAACAGCATGGTGCGGATCCGGCGCGGACGCTCGTGGGGGTTGGTGTCCTGGCCCTTGAACCACAGGGCGATGCCGATCATTCCGCCGGCGGCCGCGGCGGTGAGTGGAATCGTCACCCCGCACAGCAGCGCCTCGACGATCAGGCCCTTGATGGGTCGGCTGCGCGCCAAGAGTCCGGTCGCGAACTGCGGCGCCAGCCGGGTCAACGTGGCACCGGCGGCGAACGTCAGCGCCGTCAGCGCGCCAACGACGAAGCCGTCCAACGACTCGCGTGAGTTAGGCCGCAACAGCCGTACGAGGACGATGGGCACCAACATGAGCACCATGCCGCCGGCCGGAATGATGATGCCTTCGCGCAGGAGGTGATGAATCGCCATGCCCGCGGCCATCGGCACGCCGTAGGCGCGGGCGACCATCTGGCCGGTCAACAACGTCCAGCCCACACCCAGGGCCGCGCCCAGCGTGCCGGCCAACGCCAAAGACCACGGGGACATGTCGCGATAGACCGCCGATTCGGCGAGATACAACACAAACAGCAGCGGCAGGCCCAGTGCCGCAACGGTGATCAGCGCGGCAGGCATCTTCACGAGGGCGAAGACGACGAGGCCGAGAAGGATGAGCGCCAGCCCTATCCGGAACGGGGTGCGCGAACGCTGCGGCAGATGAGGGAACAGCGAGCTGGCTACCGCCGGTAGCAACACGCTTTCGCCGGGCGAGGCGCCGAAGGTGTCGCCGCGCAACCGCGCCAGCCACGCGGGTCCGCGCCGGTGTTCGTCGGTGGCGTGTGCACCGCAGTAGCCGCAGAATGCGCCGGCCGGGACTTCGATTTGGCAGACCGAGCACTCCATCGTCGGGACTTCATCGGTCCCGTTCTCCGGCGAACTCATCCGACCACCTTCTGGGTCACGAGAATATTCTGCGCGAGGTTCTCCACATTCGGAGTACCCAGCCCCGTCACCAGGTCGTACCCGGGTGCGGCGTTGGCCACGGCGTTACCGCCGAGGACGACATCGCGAAACGCGGGCAACGGGGTGCCCTGGGCGATGGTGTACAGCACCGGGTTGATGTTGCCGATCAGCGAGCCGCCCTTATCGACCACGTACTGGTTCATCAACGCGGTCAGTCCGGCCCAGATGGGTGCGGCCAGCGAGGTGCCGCCCCCGACGATGATCTGCTGGTTGAACACGATCTGCACACCGGTGAACGGGTCGGCGACCGCCGCGATATCCGGGGTCAGCCGCTTGCCGTCACCCTTGGGCGCGGTGAGGTGCTGCTGCCAGTCGGGGCGCTCGAAGAGTGCTGACACACCCCCGCCGGTGCCCTGCGACAGCGGCGGGTCGAACCAGGACTGCTCGGCCAGCCAGTCGCCCTTGTCGTCGGTGGACACCGTCGTGCCGCCGACGTCGGTCATCTCCGGCATCGAGGCCACCGCGTCCAGCCCGACGTCGTTGTCGCTGGGCGGCGCCGACCATTCGTCGCCGCCCTTGCAGTCGAGCCCGGCCAGGTCGCCGCTCGCGTCGTACGCCGTCGTCCCCGAGCGGTGCGCGGCCGACAGGGCCGCCCGCACCGGCACCAGGTCGGCGGCGGTGATGAGCTTGTCGCACCCCCAGCCGATCGAGAAGCTCCACACCGCACCCGGATACGTGCGTTCGGTGTCCTCCATCAGCTTGGCGATCTTCTCGTACGAGCCGTCGCCCTCGACCGTGGACCGCGCGTTGACGAGGACCTTCTTGGCGTCGGGGGCGATCGCATGAATGGCCTCAAGGTCCATCGTCGCCTCGCCGCGACGCGCGGGTGGCATGCCGCCGACGACGTCGGGGGTGAATTTCGGCAGGGTGAAGCTGGTGGCGAAGGTATCGAGGTCGGCCTGGTCGAATCCGTCGAACGCGAAGACGACGACCGTCGTGCCCTTGCCCTTATAACCCTTGTCGTGCAACGGCATTGCATTGTAGGTGCGCAGGAGCGCGCTGGGACTCAGCCCTTGATCGGGCACCTCCAGCGGCAGCATCCAGGTCTTGGATTCGCGGTGCGGGGTGTAGCCGAGGATGCGGCCGAGGCCGGCCACCTCGACGTTGAGCGACTGCGGGACCGACGGCTGTTGGGGCGAGGCGTAGAACACCTGGCCGCGCTTCCCGCGGTAGTCGTGAACATCCACATCGAAGGCGCCGGACACCGCGCCGGGCGCGCCTTCCACGATCGCCCAGCTGTCGCCCGGACGCCATCGTACGGAAAGGCCTTGTTGGACAGCCCATCCCATCAGAAGGTCCGGGCGCGAATCGTCACGCAGCGCAGCAGTCAGCTGAACGTGATCGGTGCGTGCCGGACCGAGGTCGACGGAGCTGGCGAGTAGAGACGCGTACGGGCCGCTGATCGCACCGTCGGCGGTGGGTGCCGGCGAACGGTGCAGATCAGCGACCAGGAGTACAGCGGCGGTCAGCATCGCCGACAGCCCGACCGCGGACAGCACGCGGAGGCGTTGGACCCCGATCACTGTCGGTGGCGGGCTGTGGACGGATGCTGACCGAGCGGCTTAGTTGCCGCCGGTGATGACGTTGCCGGGCAGCGCGGTCGGAGCCGGCGGAGCCTTGACCGTCGGCGTGAAGGAGTTGGGGCCACCGGGCGACACGGCCTTCTCAGTCGGCGACGGAGCGGGAGCGCTCGTCGTCGTGGTCGGCGTGGTGCTCTCCGGTGCCTTTTCCTTCGACTTACCGCAGGCGGTCAGCGTGCCCATTCCGACAATCGCGAGGCCACCAGCAAAAAGCGCAATCTGCCGAGTCAAACGACCTGACATCATGATCAGTCCTTACTTCATATGCCGGGGTTGATTCCTGAATTGCTGGCTGGCCCGGCAGTTAACCAGCCCACCCCCGAAGGGCCGAGGACACTCAAGATATCTCACCACACCAGCTATTGCATAGCTAATTTCGCGACGGGCGAAAATGAGCTTGCTGGCGCCAGCGTGGCAACGGCACTCCGTCGGGCCGTAGTGCTATGAACGAACCATGGAACCGAGCTGCCGAGAATGCACCGCTGGCCTGGCACATTGCCACGGTACCCTGATCCTCCACGCCCTGCATCGCGGCGAGTGCACGGAGCCGGACTGCGAGGGTCCCGAGCTGGTATTTCACACGTGGGTGATCGATTGCGATGCCGCCGGATGCGCCTGCTCTCAGCAAACGACTCACTCGTTGGCTGTGTAAGGTCTTCTCACCCCATCGGGTCGACGGATTCCAGCGCGTCCTCGATTGGATGAGCGTCGGGTTCGGGATAGAACGGCGGGCTGAGCGATCCCCACTGCACACAGCTCCACCGGCCGTCGGTGATTGGTGCCAGGATCACCGACTCGGTGTTGGCCAGATGATGGTCGAGCACGAAACTGCTTTCCACGCCGGCGAGGGTGGCCGCGATCAACCGGATCGCCGCGCCGTGGCTGACCACGACGATGTCGTCGGTCCATGCGTGATTGTCCAGGTAGCGCAGCCGTAGATCGGTGATCGTCGGCAGGTAGCGGTCCAGCACGTCGTCGGCACTCTCCCCGCCGGGCATGGGCAGCTTCAATTCCCCCTGGTGCCAGCGCTTATAGATCGCGTTGAACTCGGCGATCGCCTCGTCGTCGTTGCGGTTTTCCAATTCACCGGCCTGCACCTCATGGATGCCCTCGAATTCCTCCGCGGGCAGCCGCAATTGGCCGCCGATCTCTTCGGCGGTCTGGGCGGCGCGCCGGGCGATCGAGTGCACCAGCAGCCCGGGCCGGCGGGTGCGGGACAGCGCGAACTCGCGCGCCTGTTCGCGGCCGAGGTCGGTCAGGTCCGCGCCGGGCGGACGGGTGTCGAGGCGGCGCTCGACGTTGCCGTGCGACTGCCCGTGGCGCAGCAGAATCAGCCGTCCGCTCATGCCGGGTCGCCTTTGAGTCGCATCAGCCAGTGGTCGGCTTCATCGGGCTGCGGTGGTGTCGCACCGGTCGCCGATTCGGTGGGCCACGAACCCAGGTACCGCACGTCGGTGCAGCGGCGGTGCAAGGCCTTGAGGGCCTCGGCGACCGCGGAGTCGTCGATGTGGCCGACGCAATCCAGGAAGAACACGTACGTGCCCAATTCGATTCGGGTGGGCCGGGATTCGATGCGGGTCAGGTCGATGTCACGAATGCTGAACTCGGTCATCGCCGAGACCAGCGCGCCGGGAGTGTTGTCCAGCCGCAGCACCACCGAGGTGCGGTCGGCCCCGGTGCGCGCCGGCGGTGGGCCGGGCCTGCCGACGAGGACGAACCGTGTCCGGGCGTTGGCCTCGTCGACCACCCCGTCGGCGAGGGTCGCCAGTCCGTACCGCTGGGCGGCCAGGGCCGTGCTGACACCGGCATCGGCGCGACCGGCGGCCACCTCCTGAGCGGCAGCGGCATTCGAGTTGGCCGGCACCAGTCCCGCGTCGGGCAGGTGCTCGACCAGCCAGCGGCGCACCTGTGCCGCGGCGATCGGAAACGCCGCGACCGTGCGTACCGCTTCGCCGTTGGTGCCGTCGCGCACGACGATGCTGAACGCGACGTCGAGGGTCAGCTCGGCGTAGATCTGTAGGGGGTCGCCGCTGGCCAGGCTGTCGAGGGTGGGGAGAACGCTTCCCTCGATGGAGTTCTCGATCGGCACGCACGCGAAGTCGGCTGTGCCGTCCCGGACGGCGGCCAGGGCCGCCGGAGTGCTGTCCGTCGGCTCGGGATGGATGCCGCCGTCACCCGGAATCACCCCGGCAGCGCACATCTTGAGCAGTGCCGCTTCGGTGAACGTGCCCTCGGGACCGAGGTAGGCGATGCGGGCCACGGTTCAACCCTATCGGGTCACCGCCACCGGAAAGCCTTGCACGACCCCCCTCTCCTAGTTAACTTAGGCTTACCTCACTAACCCGGAAGGTGCGCGATGACACCCACGACGCTCGAAACGCCGACCACCGCCGAACGCGTCCGCAGTGCCTGTGCGCGGGCGGCCGGCGCGATGCTGGTCGCCGACGACGTCGCCCCGGTCACCACTCCCCTGCACCACCTGTTGCCCGGCGGATCGTTCGCCGTCAGCCTGGCCAGCGAATCAGCGCTGGCCGCCCGGGCCAGGGCAGCCGGCACCGACGGCATCGCCGGGGTCCTCGAGCTCACCGACTACGCCCCGCTGCCCCTGCGGGAACCGGTGCGGTCGCTGGTCTGGATCCGCGGCCGCGTCCAGTCCGTGCCCGACCATGCGGTGCGGACGATGGCCGACATGATCGCGACCGACCATCCGAACCCGGCCCTGCTGGACATCGGGTCGGGGCAAGAGCTGTTCCTGCTCGAGGTCGAGTCCGTCGTCGTGGCCGACGCCGCAGGCGCCGAGACCGTCGGAGTGCATGAACTGCTGACCGCCCAGCCGGACCCGTTCTGCGAGTTCGAGTCGGCCTGGCTGCGTCACCTGGACAACGATCATCCCGAGGTCCTCGCACGGTTGGCCGGCAAGCTGCCCGCTCCGTTGCGACGCGGCCGGGTGCGCCCGCTGGGCCTGGACCGCTACGGAGTGCGGTTGCGGGTGGAGAGCACCGACGGCGATCACGACGTACGACTGCCGTTCGGCGCTCCGGTTCATGACGTCCCCGCGCTGGGCCGTGCGATCCGGGTGCTGATGGGCTGTCCCTTCGTCAACGGGCTGCGCGCACGGCGCATGTAGGGCCGTTACCGTGTCGGGGTGACCGCGTCCCGCGACGATTTCCTCGCCACCGATCGGCGGGGACTGCGCATCGAAATCGGTGTCATGCTCGCGGTCACCTTCGGCGTCAGTGCCGTCACCGCGGTCCTGCAACTCATCGACGGCGTGCTATCCGGATTGGCCGGGCGTCGAGTTCGGTTGAATCCCAACCTATCTCGCTATGACCTCATCAACCTCGGCCTGAATCTGGCCTCGGTGGCGCAACTGGTGGCCTGGGGTGCCCTGGGCCTGTATCTGTTGTGGCGCAGCGGAACCAGCCCGACGCGGCTCGGGCTCGGCCGGGTGCGGTGGCGCGCCGACGTACTCGGCGGCCTGGGGTTGGCGGCACTGATCGGGATCCCGGGCCTGCTCCTATACCTGGCAGCCCGCTGGCTGGGGATGAACGCTCAAGTCGAACCCACGGCACTGCACGACAGCTGGTGGCGCATCCCGGTGCTGATCTTCTCTGCGTTCGCCAACGGCTTCGCCGAGGAGGTCGTGGTGGTGGGTTATCTGATCACCCGGTTGAAGCAATCGGGGCTGAGCCAGAACCGGGCGATCCTGGCGTCCAGCGTGCTGCGCGGGCTGTACCACCTCTATCAGGGCTTCGGAGCGGGGCTGGGCAACTTCGCGATGGGGCTGGTGTTCGGGTACGCCTGGTGCCGCACCGGGCGGTTGTGGCCGCTTGTGATCGCACACGGCGTCATCGACACCGTGGCATTCGTGGGTTACGTCGCACTCGCCGGTCATCTTGGCTGGCTCAAGTGAGCCGGGCACGTAAATTGACCTGGTGAGCGACGACTGGCAGCGGCGACCCGCGCCGGATCCGCCGACCGAGCGGATACCGCGTTCCGCGCCGCCGCCCCGGCGTGAGCCGTCGCAGGTAATCCGCCGTGAGCCCGGTTACCGGCCGCCGCCGCCCCCACCACCATCGCCGCCGAGGCAGGCGCCGCGTCGGCAGCCACCACAGCGCCAGGCTCCGCCGACGCCTCCGCCACCGCCACCTCAGCGCCAGGCTCCGCCACCTCCGCCGCCACCACCGCGGCGGCCGACCCAGCCACCGTCCGCAACGGCCCCGCCGAAGCGTAAAAAGCGTTGGGGCCGACGGATTTTCGCCACCCTGGTCATCCTCGTCCTGCTGGTGGTCGGCGGGTTGGTCGGCGGTGCCGTCTGGATCGACACCTCGCTGCACCGGGTTGCGGTGTTCGACTACTCCGACCGTCCGGCGGCAAGTTCAGGCACCACCTGGCTGCTCGTCGGCTCCGACAGCAGGGCCGGACTGACCCCCGAGCAGCAGGCCGACCTGACCACCGGCGGTGACCTCGGCAACGGCCGCACCGACACGATCCTGGTGGTCCACATCCCTGGCTTGGGCTCCGGCGGTCCGACCACGATGGTCTCGCTGCCGCGCGACTCCTATGT from the Mycolicibacterium crocinum genome contains:
- a CDS encoding zinc ribbon domain-containing protein produces the protein MSSPENGTDEVPTMECSVCQIEVPAGAFCGYCGAHATDEHRRGPAWLARLRGDTFGASPGESVLLPAVASSLFPHLPQRSRTPFRIGLALILLGLVVFALVKMPAALITVAALGLPLLFVLYLAESAVYRDMSPWSLALAGTLGAALGVGWTLLTGQMVARAYGVPMAAGMAIHHLLREGIIIPAGGMVLMLVPIVLVRLLRPNSRESLDGFVVGALTALTFAAGATLTRLAPQFATGLLARSRPIKGLIVEALLCGVTIPLTAAAAGGMIGIALWFKGQDTNPHERPRRIRTMLFALAVVVVLIHTGVAVTDIMGMPQLRMLTVHLVMTAVVLVLLRIGLQLALLHEAHDPVEQHEPILCIHCQHVVPDMAFCPACGVATRASSRASRHERREVRPVRQVATEGS
- a CDS encoding S53 family peptidase; translated protein: MLTAAVLLVADLHRSPAPTADGAISGPYASLLASSVDLGPARTDHVQLTAALRDDSRPDLLMGWAVQQGLSVRWRPGDSWAIVEGAPGAVSGAFDVDVHDYRGKRGQVFYASPQQPSVPQSLNVEVAGLGRILGYTPHRESKTWMLPLEVPDQGLSPSALLRTYNAMPLHDKGYKGKGTTVVVFAFDGFDQADLDTFATSFTLPKFTPDVVGGMPPARRGEATMDLEAIHAIAPDAKKVLVNARSTVEGDGSYEKIAKLMEDTERTYPGAVWSFSIGWGCDKLITAADLVPVRAALSAAHRSGTTAYDASGDLAGLDCKGGDEWSAPPSDNDVGLDAVASMPEMTDVGGTTVSTDDKGDWLAEQSWFDPPLSQGTGGGVSALFERPDWQQHLTAPKGDGKRLTPDIAAVADPFTGVQIVFNQQIIVGGGTSLAAPIWAGLTALMNQYVVDKGGSLIGNINPVLYTIAQGTPLPAFRDVVLGGNAVANAAPGYDLVTGLGTPNVENLAQNILVTQKVVG
- the pheA gene encoding prephenate dehydratase; this translates as MARIAYLGPEGTFTEAALLKMCAAGVIPGDGGIHPEPTDSTPAALAAVRDGTADFACVPIENSIEGSVLPTLDSLASGDPLQIYAELTLDVAFSIVVRDGTNGEAVRTVAAFPIAAAQVRRWLVEHLPDAGLVPANSNAAAAQEVAAGRADAGVSTALAAQRYGLATLADGVVDEANARTRFVLVGRPGPPPARTGADRTSVVLRLDNTPGALVSAMTEFSIRDIDLTRIESRPTRIELGTYVFFLDCVGHIDDSAVAEALKALHRRCTDVRYLGSWPTESATGATPPQPDEADHWLMRLKGDPA
- a CDS encoding CPBP family intramembrane glutamic endopeptidase; amino-acid sequence: MTASRDDFLATDRRGLRIEIGVMLAVTFGVSAVTAVLQLIDGVLSGLAGRRVRLNPNLSRYDLINLGLNLASVAQLVAWGALGLYLLWRSGTSPTRLGLGRVRWRADVLGGLGLAALIGIPGLLLYLAARWLGMNAQVEPTALHDSWWRIPVLIFSAFANGFAEEVVVVGYLITRLKQSGLSQNRAILASSVLRGLYHLYQGFGAGLGNFAMGLVFGYAWCRTGRLWPLVIAHGVIDTVAFVGYVALAGHLGWLK
- a CDS encoding DUF2470 domain-containing protein, which produces MTPTTLETPTTAERVRSACARAAGAMLVADDVAPVTTPLHHLLPGGSFAVSLASESALAARARAAGTDGIAGVLELTDYAPLPLREPVRSLVWIRGRVQSVPDHAVRTMADMIATDHPNPALLDIGSGQELFLLEVESVVVADAAGAETVGVHELLTAQPDPFCEFESAWLRHLDNDHPEVLARLAGKLPAPLRRGRVRPLGLDRYGVRLRVESTDGDHDVRLPFGAPVHDVPALGRAIRVLMGCPFVNGLRARRM
- a CDS encoding histidine phosphatase family protein translates to MSGRLILLRHGQSHGNVERRLDTRPPGADLTDLGREQAREFALSRTRRPGLLVHSIARRAAQTAEEIGGQLRLPAEEFEGIHEVQAGELENRNDDEAIAEFNAIYKRWHQGELKLPMPGGESADDVLDRYLPTITDLRLRYLDNHAWTDDIVVVSHGAAIRLIAATLAGVESSFVLDHHLANTESVILAPITDGRWSCVQWGSLSPPFYPEPDAHPIEDALESVDPMG
- a CDS encoding LCP family protein, translating into MVSDDWQRRPAPDPPTERIPRSAPPPRREPSQVIRREPGYRPPPPPPPSPPRQAPRRQPPQRQAPPTPPPPPPQRQAPPPPPPPPRRPTQPPSATAPPKRKKRWGRRIFATLVILVLLVVGGLVGGAVWIDTSLHRVAVFDYSDRPAASSGTTWLLVGSDSRAGLTPEQQADLTTGGDLGNGRTDTILVVHIPGLGSGGPTTMVSLPRDSYVNIPGHGKDKINAAFAEGGAPLLAQTVEEATGLHLDHYAEVGFDGFAVVVDALGGVDVCPADAIDDPLAGINIPAGCQTLDGRTALGYVRSRATPRADLDRMVHQREFMAAVMHKASSPLVWVNPWRWYAVPHAAVGSLTVDSGDHVWDLARLGWALHGSTTAITVPIGEFTGSDSGSVVVWDSEAADQLFQALRTDSAIPKSVIDAQP